A section of the Engystomops pustulosus chromosome 3, aEngPut4.maternal, whole genome shotgun sequence genome encodes:
- the LOC140122462 gene encoding uncharacterized protein, with protein MDLLRKIDGLHVDNDTYLVTCDVESLYTCIKHHDGLNAVRYFLSMENVTQEFSSFILQLLEFVLFHNFFVFGGSFYLQLQGTAMGASCAPSYANLFLGLWERDLLDSDRDVAMDRVLFWARYIDDILIIWRGDLVELQSFFSTLNNNPYNIRLTYHADKTSVAFLDVTITKYTDGFLQTNVYRKETSVNSLLHATSSHPIQTVRAIPTGQFLRIRRICSSDDDFEIQADDLKNRFRQRGYSNRSLKLAYWRAKRTARQTLLSPKEKPAIPDQV; from the exons ATGGATCTACTGCGCAAAATAGATGGACTCCATGTCGACAATGACACATACCTTGTCACTTGCGATGTGGAGTCCCTCTATACGTGTATTAAACATCATGACGGTTTGAACGCGGTACGATATTTCCTGTCTATGGAAAATGTGACACAGgagttttcctcatttatcctgcAACTATTGGAGTTTGTCCTCTTCCATAACTTTTTCGTGTTTGGGGGatccttctacctgcagctccagggcacagctatgggggcgTCTTGTGCGCCCTCGTATGCTaacttgttcctggggctgtgggagagggacctcctggACAGTGATCGGGATGTCGCTATGGACCGGGTCCTGTTTTGGGCCCGTTACATAGATGACATCCTGATCATTTGGAGGGGGGACTTGGTGGAGCTACAAAGCTTCTTTTCAACTCTGAACAATAATCCCTATAACATCAGGCTCACATACCATGCAGACAAAACCTCTGTGGCTTTCCTTGATGTAACCATTACCAAGTACACAGATGGTTTTTTACAAACAAACGTATACAGAAAAGAGACCTCTGTTAATTCTTTATTGCATGCTACCTCTTCTCACCCCATCCAGACCGTGAGAGCCATACCTACTGGTCAGTTCCTCCGGATTAGGCGGATATGTTCCTCGGATGATGACTTCGAGATTCAGGCTGATGACCTCAAAAATAGGTTTCGACAACGAGGCTACAGTAATAGATCCCTAAAATTGGCCTACTGGCGTGCAAAAAGAACAGCACGCCAGACTCTTTTATCACCTAAGGAAAAACCAGCAATACCAGACCAG GTCTAA